The following coding sequences lie in one Treponema sp. OMZ 790 genomic window:
- a CDS encoding single-stranded DNA-binding protein translates to MTDLNTLTIIGRLTRDGELAYTTGGTARLNLSIAVNRSQKSGGEWSDKVSFFDVTVWGKTAENISPYLGKGKQIAVQGYLEQQRWEKDGQKYSKVCIIANQVQLLGGKNAETPQQSQGYTDARSDDDFQEEIPF, encoded by the coding sequence ATGACAGACCTCAATACTTTAACAATTATCGGGCGATTAACCCGTGATGGAGAGCTAGCTTATACAACAGGCGGCACGGCCCGCCTTAATTTAAGTATCGCAGTCAACCGCAGCCAAAAGAGCGGCGGCGAGTGGAGCGATAAGGTTTCATTTTTCGATGTTACCGTCTGGGGTAAGACAGCCGAGAATATCAGCCCTTATTTAGGCAAAGGTAAACAGATAGCGGTACAAGGTTACTTAGAACAGCAACGCTGGGAGAAAGACGGACAGAAGTATAGTAAGGTTTGCATTATCGCAAATCAGGTACAACTGCTCGGCGGTAAGAATGCAGAAACCCCGCAGCAATCTCAAGGCTACACGGACGCAAGAAGTGATGACGACTTCCAAGAAGAAATACCGTTTTAA
- a CDS encoding PD-(D/E)XK nuclease family protein, translated as MKVTNKLHLPEAFVKAVSVERHNKAGCYSATTLNKGTKEIILQERHWDEFETDAADNVWAVWGSAVHELFEKIQDDNFHEEKFDVAVSQSHVTGIVDSYDMKTGTINDWKTASVYKIMKSDFSDWYKQGMTYAWLLKRSGLDVRRCRFIALLKDHSKSKAKIDKSYPQSPVFVYEFEVTPEELEQAGERVLAKVLEIEAAEKMADNEIPPCTAEERWADNDKWAVMKQGRKTAVRVFDKEIDAEICAQELGTSHYIEHRPAVSRKCGDYCLCKDFCNFYKNQQEAEK; from the coding sequence ATGAAAGTAACGAATAAATTACACCTTCCCGAAGCCTTTGTTAAAGCCGTAAGTGTAGAGCGGCACAATAAAGCGGGCTGTTATTCGGCGACCACACTCAACAAGGGCACGAAAGAAATCATCCTACAGGAACGGCACTGGGACGAATTCGAAACCGACGCAGCGGATAACGTCTGGGCGGTCTGGGGTTCGGCAGTGCATGAGCTTTTTGAAAAAATTCAAGACGATAATTTTCACGAAGAAAAATTTGATGTTGCGGTTTCTCAAAGTCATGTAACCGGCATAGTAGACAGCTACGACATGAAGACCGGCACTATAAACGACTGGAAGACGGCTAGCGTTTATAAAATTATGAAATCCGATTTTTCAGACTGGTACAAACAAGGAATGACCTATGCTTGGCTTTTGAAGCGAAGCGGACTAGATGTAAGGCGTTGCCGATTTATAGCCCTATTAAAAGACCACTCAAAGAGCAAGGCCAAAATCGACAAAAGCTATCCGCAATCGCCCGTATTCGTTTACGAGTTTGAAGTAACGCCTGAAGAATTGGAGCAAGCGGGAGAACGGGTCCTTGCAAAGGTTCTCGAAATCGAAGCGGCCGAAAAAATGGCTGATAACGAGATACCCCCTTGCACTGCCGAGGAACGATGGGCGGATAATGACAAATGGGCGGTTATGAAGCAAGGCCGAAAAACGGCGGTACGGGTATTTGACAAAGAAATCGACGCCGAAATATGTGCACAAGAATTAGGCACCAGCCACTACATAGAGCACCGCCCCGCAGTCAGCAGAAAATGCGGCGATTATTGCTTATGCAAAGATTTTTGTAATTTTTATAAAAATCAGCAGGAGGCGGAAAAATGA